AATGTTGAACTCGGTAGGATCCAAACAGAGCCAGTTATAGATGCAGTGAAGTTAACAGGTTTAGGTCCATACTATATAGACGTTCCAGATGATTACAGCGGAGATATGTTTATAGTTGCTATAGCTGCCTATGATGAAGATACATGGAATGAGGATGATTTATATGATATTAACCCTGACCCGCAATACTACAGCCTTGCAGTATACGTGCAAACTGAGAAAGTTTCGCCAAGTGGTGTTCATGTTCCAGTCCCAATAGAAGGAGACGGAACAGGCGACAGAAATCCTGGAGAGAACGACGCTATTTTACGTGCTTGGGCGGTTTTAACTCTACAATAAGCTCCTTTTCTTAAATTTTCCTTTTTGGAGCCATTTAAATTGTTAATGAAGTTTTAGTGTCTATCTTCTTGCGACACCTTTAAAAAGCCCATGAATTCCATGAAACTCAGGTGAGAGATTATGGTCACTAAGAGACTTCCTGGGAAAGTTAGGCGGGCCCTTAGGGCGAGATATTATGATATTGAACCTAGAGCATGGATTGGGAAGAGGGGATTAGAGGAGAGCGTAATAAAGGAGATAGAGACACAACTAGCGAGGACTGGAGTTCTCAAAGTCGAGATTAGAAAAGGAGCTTTAATTGCCACAAAAATGACGAGGAAGGAGATAGCCGAAAAGGTCGCAGAGCTAACTGACAGTGAACTCTTGGAGGTTAGGGGCAAAAGGTTTATATTATTCAAGCCGAGAGAGGGTTGGGAAAGGTATTTAAAGAGGCTCCAGATGAAGGAGCAATCAAAGAAGAAGGTTAAAGAAGAACCCGTTCGCAAGATCAAGCTTGATATCCTTGAGTTCAGGAAGAAATTCAAAAGAGGGAGGGGTTGAAGAATGGCGACAGTTTATGATGTTCCCGGTGATCTTTTGGTTGAGAGGGTCGCTCAGAGGCTTAAGGAAATCCCCGAGATAAAGCCTCCGGAGTGGGCGCCGTTCGTTAAGACCGGAAGACACAAGGAGAGGCTTCCAGAGCAGGAGGACTGGTGGTACTACAGGGTAGCCTCAATCCTTAGGAGGGTTTACATCGACGGTCCAGTTGGTATCGAAAGGCTCAGGACGTACTACGGTGGAAGGAAGAACAGGGGACACGCTCCGGAGAGGTTCTACAAGGCTGGGGGTAGCATTATAAGGAAGGCCCTTCAACAGTTGGAAGCTGCCGGTTTCGTTGAGAAAGTCCCAGGTAAGGGCAGGGTTATTACCCCAAAGGGCAGGAGCTTCCTTGATAAGATAGCCACTGAGCTCAAGAAGGAGCTTGAGGAGGTTATTCCAGAGCTCAAGAAGTACTGAAATGTTTTTATACTTCTATTTTAACAACTTTTAGGGATGTGCAATGGTTAGGATAAGGGCTTCTAAGTTGAGGGATGTTGAGCTAATTACGGACACGGGAGTAAGACTTGGGTGGATCTATGACATACTCTTCGATGAAGATGGTAGCCAGGGAGAAAAGGGGGAGATACTTGCAATTCTTGCGGATCCAGATGAAGATCTAGACTTAAGCTCCTTCGTTGTAACGGAAGATGGATTGCTTGTAATCCCCATGAGGGCAGTTAAGAGCATTGGAGAAGTTATAGTTGTTGATTCCAACGAATTGGCAAAAGTTGCGAGGAAATGATCAGGCGGTTGTTTCCTCAGGAAGGTAAGGTGTATGAGACTCTCCTCGTTACTTCTTCTAACTTAACCCCTGTTGGTGTGCGTAGGAAAAATAACTGTCTATTCTTTAGGATCTTTGAAGGGAAAAGCTATCGGGATTTACTACGGAATACAGAAGCAGTTATCCAAATAATACCAGATGCGGAATTCCTTGTTTCCGTAGCTTTTAACATATTTCCTAGGATAGAGTTTTTACCTTCCCAGGAAGTCAGGATTAGAAGAATTAAAGGATATCCTTGGATTGAGGGATACGTGGAATGTAAAAAAATAGTAGTAGTTGATTCTTTGGGCAGAAGCAAAGCTCTGGATTGTGTTTTTGAGCCGGTCTATGTTGGTATGGTCAAGGCTATTCCAACCCCAATAAGCAGAGCTGACAATGCTTTACTTGAGTTGGGGGTTCTTGCAAGTAGGTTATTAGTGGGGTATTCTAAGGGCTCTTCAGAGACTGAAAAACTCAAGCTTAAGGTTAGGGAACTTTATAGGTTATATAAAAAATTGGGGGGTAGATCGGATATTGCGGAGGAAATATACATGTTGGCTATGCGAGGATCAGATGGAGAGTAGCCTCCTCTCCTGGTTCTAATTTGTCAATTTGCCATATTACAATATTCCCTTCAACCCTTACTGTCCCCTTCTCAGCCCAGGCTTCTTCCACGGTTGCCAGTTTTTCATACTTGAACTCTTTCAATGGAGCCAAGCGTGGCGCTTTAATTTTGATGAAGTAGTACCTCCCGATTTTGTCCTCCACAACGATTGGTCTAAAGAAGGCAAGGTATGAGCTTATCCCTAAGGTAATAACGAATACAATAATTAGCCCTATGAGTCCCTTATCTATCTTCTTGCCCTCCTTAACAACTGGGGTTGCAGTTTCCGTCTTAAAAATAGTTGTGGTTATAGTGGTTGTGGTTGTAGACGTTTCAACCTCTTGCTTAAGGGGTGGTTTAATGGTTATCGAGGTCGCGGATGGTAAATATTTAATGCTATTGGCCTCTACTTTTATCTTCCCATATCCAACTTCAGATAAGTTAAACTCGCATATTCCCTCTTCGTTCGTTACTCCATAAAAAGTTCCCCTTTCTGAAGTTACCTCCACCGTTATACCTTTGATGGGCTTTCCAGTGGAATCTAGAACTTTGATCTTTAAGGAGGAATTCTTAACGATGGGGACCACTATTGGCCTTTCTACGGTTATCAACTTCTCCGAGATTACTCCATCTAAATTCACCCTTATGAGGTAAGTGCCTGGGGAGTTAACGGGGTACATTACAACGCCATTTTCGTCCGTGTACATTGTGGTGTTTCCTATTGTGACTTCAATGTTCTTAACGGGCGTTCCTTTTTGAGTAACCTTAACGATAATCTCTCCGTTTTCGAAATATGCCTCGTAGGTTAGGGGCCTTCTAAATACAGTGAAATTAAAGGTTGTGTTCTTGATTCTATTATAGAAGTTTGCCGAGAATATTACAGAGTAGTTTCCGATTTCAGGCCTTGGAATAATGATATTTTCGCTCCAAGATTCCCAGGGTTTTATCATTGGTCTGTAGTTTACTTCCTTCAATACTTGGCCATCTTTTAATATCACTATTTTTGCATTCCCATATAGTAGGACGTTTGAGTTTGAGTTTATTGAAACAACCATAGAGACATTCCGCCCATAGATTACCATTACTGGCCCCTGAATCCTGAGGGTGTAGTTTATGACCGATTTGACCTTTAATTTGAGATAATCCTCCGCTATGTAGTTCCCAAGTTTTCCTACAACTGTTAGCTTGTAAACCCCTGCTTCGGGTTTTATTAGATACGCTTTAAGGGTTATATTTGCAGTTGTGTTTGGGGGGATTGATCTGATAAATCCCTGAGTGAATAAGATGCCCTTGACCTTATTGAACACGAAAACAGTCACGTTTTCTGCAGTCGAGTTCCCTACATTCGTAATGGTAACGTTAAAGGTAAGCGTGTCCCCAGGCTTTCCTTCGATTTCTTTTGGGGTTGCTTCAATTATTAAAACGGGTTGAGCATATACTGGGAGAAGTATTGTTGCAAATAGAACGATGACCATTATAACTTTCTTCATTCTTTCTCCCCCAATGTTTTTTGTATTCCGAGTATTATATCTATAGGTAAACCTTCGTTAACATGGAGGGTTACCTTCTCATCCTTTTTTAATTCTACAAACCTCCAACCCCTTCCTATGAACTTGACAGCTAATATAGGGGTACCACCAAATTTGCTCGCAAAGTCTCTTACCCTTTCAACTTCTTCCTTCTTGATTGATAGTTTCTCTTTCCTCGTAGATTTTACCTCTATGCATAAGTACCTGTTTCCATTGCCGGCAACTATATCTACTTTCTTACTACCAGCAGACCTTATAACTGCAAATCCATACTTTTCTAATAACCTTATTAGCTCTCTTTCGGCGTTCGCCCCTTTTCTGTACATGTAATATCCTTATATGGGCTATCTTTTTAAGTTGCTCTCCCTTGTCACTATGATGCACATATTACTAAGGAAGGCAATTAAGGAGAAGTTTGGGAAGCTTAATAGTCTCCAATTAGAGGCTTTCAGGGTTATAGCGGGAGAGAAGAAAAGTGCTCTTATCGTAGCCCCTACCGGGAGCGGAAAGACTGAAGCTGCTATACTTCCGATTTTTGAGATAATAATGAGAGAAAATTTACCTCCAATATCCGCACTATATATAGCCCCACTTAAGGCTTTAAACAGAGATTTACTGGAAAGGATAAAATGGTGGGGAGAGAAGTTAGGAGTGAGCGTTGAAGTTAGGCACGGTGATACTCCTCAATCAAGAAAGGCTAAACAAGTTAAGAATCCTCCCCACATCTTAATAATAACCCCCGAAACTCTTCCTATATTGCTCACGATGAAGTCCCTCAGGCAGTTTTTAAAGAACGTTAAGTTCGTTGTAGTGGATGAAGTCGTTGAGCTGGTCGATAATAAGAGAGGTGTTCAGCTAGCCTTAAACTTGGAAAGACTTTCTCTAATAGCGGATTTCATTAGGATAGGGTTATCGGCTACAGTTGGGAATGAGGAAGAAATAAGAGAGTGGCTAAAGGCTGACGTCATAATAAAGCCAAAAGTTAAGAAGAGATACAAATTCCACGTCCTCTACCCTAAGGTAGAAGAAGACGATGTAAAGCTTTCTGAGC
This genomic interval from Pyrococcus kukulkanii contains the following:
- a CDS encoding DUF447 domain-containing protein — protein: MIRRLFPQEGKVYETLLVTSSNLTPVGVRRKNNCLFFRIFEGKSYRDLLRNTEAVIQIIPDAEFLVSVAFNIFPRIEFLPSQEVRIRRIKGYPWIEGYVECKKIVVVDSLGRSKALDCVFEPVYVGMVKAIPTPISRADNALLELGVLASRLLVGYSKGSSETEKLKLKVRELYRLYKKLGGRSDIAEEIYMLAMRGSDGE
- a CDS encoding CARDB domain-containing protein codes for the protein MKKVIMVIVLFATILLPVYAQPVLIIEATPKEIEGKPGDTLTFNVTITNVGNSTAENVTVFVFNKVKGILFTQGFIRSIPPNTTANITLKAYLIKPEAGVYKLTVVGKLGNYIAEDYLKLKVKSVINYTLRIQGPVMVIYGRNVSMVVSINSNSNVLLYGNAKIVILKDGQVLKEVNYRPMIKPWESWSENIIIPRPEIGNYSVIFSANFYNRIKNTTFNFTVFRRPLTYEAYFENGEIIVKVTQKGTPVKNIEVTIGNTTMYTDENGVVMYPVNSPGTYLIRVNLDGVISEKLITVERPIVVPIVKNSSLKIKVLDSTGKPIKGITVEVTSERGTFYGVTNEEGICEFNLSEVGYGKIKVEANSIKYLPSATSITIKPPLKQEVETSTTTTTITTTIFKTETATPVVKEGKKIDKGLIGLIIVFVITLGISSYLAFFRPIVVEDKIGRYYFIKIKAPRLAPLKEFKYEKLATVEEAWAEKGTVRVEGNIVIWQIDKLEPGEEATLHLILA
- a CDS encoding PRC-barrel domain-containing protein; translation: MVRIRASKLRDVELITDTGVRLGWIYDILFDEDGSQGEKGEILAILADPDEDLDLSSFVVTEDGLLVIPMRAVKSIGEVIVVDSNELAKVARK
- a CDS encoding YhbY family RNA-binding protein — encoded protein: MVTKRLPGKVRRALRARYYDIEPRAWIGKRGLEESVIKEIETQLARTGVLKVEIRKGALIATKMTRKEIAEKVAELTDSELLEVRGKRFILFKPREGWERYLKRLQMKEQSKKKVKEEPVRKIKLDILEFRKKFKRGRG
- the hjc gene encoding Holliday junction resolvase Hjc, which encodes MYRKGANAERELIRLLEKYGFAVIRSAGSKKVDIVAGNGNRYLCIEVKSTRKEKLSIKKEEVERVRDFASKFGGTPILAVKFIGRGWRFVELKKDEKVTLHVNEGLPIDIILGIQKTLGEKE
- a CDS encoding 30S ribosomal protein S19e; amino-acid sequence: MATVYDVPGDLLVERVAQRLKEIPEIKPPEWAPFVKTGRHKERLPEQEDWWYYRVASILRRVYIDGPVGIERLRTYYGGRKNRGHAPERFYKAGGSIIRKALQQLEAAGFVEKVPGKGRVITPKGRSFLDKIATELKKELEEVIPELKKY